The following are from one region of the Acipenser ruthenus chromosome 19, fAciRut3.2 maternal haplotype, whole genome shotgun sequence genome:
- the LOC131698771 gene encoding proline-rich protein 36-like produces MSPALQPQTEPLLSPPLQPHVQPLLLPPLQPPRQPLLSPPLQPQVQPLLLPHLQPQVQMLLSPPLQPPRQPLLSHLSSLRYSHCFPNLSSLGTAIASSTSSASGTVLAVPTSSASKAAIAIPTSPASGTVLAVPTSPATRAATAGDSRDSLCFPPSSSLRGRD; encoded by the coding sequence atgtcaccagctcttcagcctcagacagagccattgctgtccccacctctccagcctcacgtacagccgttgctgcttccacctcttcagcctccaaggcagccattgctgtccccacctctccagcctcaggtacagccgttgctattgccacatctgcagcctcaggtacagatgttactgtccccacctctccagcctccaaggcagccgttgctgtcccacctctccagcctcaggtacagccattgCTTTCCCAACCTCTCCAGCCTCGGTACAGCCATTGCTTCTTCCACGtcctcagcctcaggtacagtccttgctgtccccacctcttcagcctccaaggcagccattgctatccccacctctccagcctcaggtacagtccttgctgtccccacctctccagccaccAGGGCAGCCACTGCTGGGGACTCCAGGGACAGTCTTTGCTTTCCCCCCTCCTctagcctcaggggcagggattaa
- the LOC117424511 gene encoding AFG3-like protein 1 — protein sequence MAHRQGLLSVAAGSMRLGLRVWSTSRTAVATQAFSALGYRNSTVRCFTLNRSRSAACPEKVSSCYQWLCSKPPKGFDKYFPKNGKAPEPKGSASESIEAKPKELGSKSNGGGGGGGGSGGGGGSGKKGGKKEDSSWWGRMQKGDLPWDEKDFRYVAVAVAGFASGFMYFYFRDTGKEITWKDFVHNYLARGQVDRLEVVNKQYVRVIPASGMSSSEASYVWFNIGSVDTFERNLETAQLEMGIESSHKVAVVYSTESDGSFMMSIIPTLLLIGFLLFTLRRGPMGGGRGGRGGGLFSMSESPAKMMKDNINVKFKDVAGCEEAKVEIMEFVNFLKNPKQYQDLGAKIPKGAVLSGPPGTGKTLLAKATAGEANVPFITVNGSEFLEMFVGVGPARVRDMFAMARKNAPCILFIDEIDAVGRKRGRGNFGGQSEQENTLNQLLVEMDGFNTSTNVVVLAGTNRPDILDPALMRPGRFDRQIYIGPPDIKGRASIFKVHLRPLKLDAGIGKDALARKLAALTPGFTGADIANVCNESALIAARHLNQFIIEKHFEQAIERVIGGLEKKTQVLQPAEKKTVAYHEAGHAIVGWFLEHADPLLKVSIIPRGKGLGYAQYLPKEQYLYTREQLFDRMCMMLGGRVAEQIFFGKITTGAQDDLKKVTQSSYAQIVQFGMSEKLGQVSFDLPRQGEMVMEKPYSEATAQVIDEEVRSLINTAYERTMELLLEKRDLVEKVGVRLLEKEVLDKADMLELLGPRPFAEKSTYEQFVEGTGSFEEDTNLPEGLKDWNQERDQAQEEEPPQLAQEKQTV from the exons ATGGCTCACAGGCAGGGTCTGCTCTCGGTGGCTGCGGGGTCTATGAGACTGGGGTTGAGAGTCTGGAGCACAAGTCGTACGGCAGTAGCCACTCAAGCATTTTCAGCGCTCGGCTATCGAAATAGCACTGTCAGG tgttttactcTAAACCGAAGCCGAAGTGCTGCATGTCCTGAAAAAGTGTCATCCTGCTACCAGTGGCTTTGCTCTAAACCACCCAAAG GTTTTGACAAGTATTTTCCAAAGAATGGAAAAGCTCCAGAACCAAAGGGATCAGCCAGTGAATCAATAG AGGCAAAACCAAAGGAGCTCGGATCAAAGAGcaatggtggaggaggaggaggaggggggtcaggaggtggtggaggcagtggcaagAAAGGGGGAAAGAAGGAGGATTCTAGCTGGTGGGGCCGCATGCAAAAG GGCGATCTCCCCTGGGATGAGAAGGATTTTCGATATGTTGCTGTAGCGGTGGCAGGATTTGCCTCTGGATTTATGTATTTCTATTTCCGGGACACTGGCAAGGAAATCACCTGGAAAGACTTTGTGCACAACTACCTGGCTAGAGGGCAG GTGGACCGCTTGGAAGTTGTAAATAAACAGTATGTGCGTGTTATCCCTGCCTCTGGAATGTCATCATCAGAAGCG AGTTATGTATGGTTCAACATTGGCAGCGTGGACACTTTTGAGAGGAACCTGGAAACGGCTCAGCTGGAGATGGGAATCGAATCCTCACACAAGGTGGCAGTGgtgtacagcacagagagtgaTGG CTCTTTTATGATGAGTATCATCCCCACACTTCTGCTGATTGgcttcctcctcttcactctacGGCGGGGGCCAATGGGAGGGGGTCGCGGGGGTCGCGGGGGCGGGCTTTTCAGCATGAGCGAGTCCCCGGCCAAGATGATGAAGGACAACATCAATGTGAAGTTCAAGGATGTGGCGGGCTGCGAGGAGGCCAAGGTGGAGATCATGGAGTTTGTCAATTTCCTGAAGAACCCCAAGCAGTATCAGGACCTCGGGGCGAAAATCCCAAAG GGAGCTGTCCTCTCGGGTCCTCCTGGAACAGGAAAGACCCTACTGGCCAAAGCAACGGCTGGAGAGGCCAACGTCCCCTTCATCACTGTCAACGGCTCAGAGTTCCTTGAGATGTTTGTTGGCGTTGGGCCTGCCAGA GTGAGAGACATGTTTGCGATGGCCCGTAAGAACGCTCCTTGCATCCTGTTTATTGATGAGATTGATGCGGtggggaggaagagagggaggggtAACTTCGGGGGGCAGAGcgagcaggagaacactctgaaccagctgctggtggagatggatg GTTTCAACACCAGCACAAACGTTGTGGTTCTAGCTGGAACCAATCGACCTGACATCCTGGATCCAGCCCTGATGAGACCGGGACGCTTTGACCGACAGATTTATATAG GTCCCCCTGATATCAAAGGGAGAGCTTCCATCTTCAAAGTGCATTTACGTCCCTTGAAGTTGGATGCTGGTATCGGGAAAGATGCTTTGGCCAGGAAACTAGCTGCTCTCACGCCTGGATTCACTG GAGCCGATATTGCTAACGTGTGCAATGAATCCGCACTGATTGCTGCCAGGCATTTAAATCAATTCATTATTGAAAAGCACTTTGAACAGGCCATCGAGCGTGTCATCGGAG GTCTGGAGAAAAAGACCCAGGTCCTTCAGCCAGCGGAGAAGAAGACAGTGGCATATCATGAAGCCGGTCACGCCATTGTGGGCTGGTTCCTAGAGCACGCTGACCCTCTGCTCAAG GTGTCTATCATTCCTCGGGGGAAAGGCCTGGGCTATGCTCAGTACCTCCCGAAAGAGCAGTACCTGTACACGCGAGAGCAGCTGTTTGACCGCATGTGCATGATGCTGGGGGGCCGTGTGGCAGAACAGATCTTCTTTGGAAAAATCACCACTGGCGCCCAGGATGATCTGAAGAAGGTTACTCAGAGCTCCTATGCACAG ATCGTCCAGTTCGGTATGAGTGAGAAGCTGGGCCAGGTATCTTTTGACCTTCCCCGGCAGGGTGAGATGGTGATGGAGAAGCCCTACAGCGAGGCCACGGCGCAGGTCATTGACGAGGAGGTCCGCAGCCTCATCAACACGGCCTACGAACGGACAATGGAACTGCTGCTGGAGAAACGGGACCTTGTTGAAAAG GTGGGGGTGCGACTGCTGGAGAAGGAGGTGCTGGACAAGGCAGACATGCTGGAGTTGCTAGGACCACGGCCCTTTGCAGAGAAGTCCACTTATGAGCAGTTTGTGGAAGGGACCGGCAGCTTTGAGGAGGACACCAACTTGCCGGAAGGGCTGAAGGACTGGAACCAGGAGAGGGACCAAGCCCAGGAGGAGGAGCCCCCACAGCTGGCACAGGAGAAGCAGACCGTGTAG